The following proteins come from a genomic window of Nicotiana tomentosiformis chromosome 12, ASM39032v3, whole genome shotgun sequence:
- the LOC138903253 gene encoding uncharacterized protein, with protein MLQGQQPMITAPTSPPAVWLPKSRGKVGRGRPRGGVQLSGGQSGGAPARFYAFSARLDAVASDAVIIGIFFVYCRDASVLFDPWSTYSYVSSLFAHFLGVSHESLGAPVYVSTLVGDSIVMDKIYQFCVVTFCGYETRADLLLLDMTDFEVILGIDSLSPYHAILD; from the coding sequence atgctgcagggtcagcagcctatgattacagcaccaacttCCCCACCAGCCGTCTGGCTACCCAAAAGCAGAGggaaggtgggtaggggccgtcctagaggtggagtccagttaagtggaggccagtcaggtggcgctccagctaggttctatgctttttcggccagactagatgcagtggcctcagatgccgtgatcatagGTATTTTTTTTGTCTAttgtagggatgcttcagtactatttgatccatggtctacatattcatatgtctcatctctgtttgctcatttcctgggtgtttcccATGAGTCCCTaggtgctcctgtgtatgtgtccactcttgtgggcgattctattgttaTGGATAAGATCTATCAGTTCTGTGttgttacattttgtggttatgagactagagcggatcttctattacttgatatgaccgactttgaggtcattctgGGCATAGACTcgttgtctccatatcacgccatccttgattga